In the genome of Oncorhynchus mykiss isolate Arlee chromosome 30, USDA_OmykA_1.1, whole genome shotgun sequence, the window TGTACATTTCAGGCTACTACTATTTGTTAATTTTTATATGTCTATTATGGATATTGATTACAGTACTACAATGTTGAGGGAGCTGGCACACCTTTTATACCTGCTATAAACTGTGTATATGAgtaataatatttgatttgatttagtgagGTTAGTTAAGCGCACCTGTACCCAGGTGGAGTGGTGGCTGAGGAAGCAGCCTATCTCTCCTCTGGTTAGAACACGGCCAGAGTATGGGTCCTGATAACCTGGAATCATCTCTATACCCAACGCCTGCAGTTGAGAAGTGTTCagagccctgagagagagagggaaggaaaaagagagagagagcgagagagtgagcgagagagagagagaggaagtgagggatTGGGATCGATGAACAGAGAACTAATGTAAACCATAGTGTCCCATGCAGCTGTGCAGTCCTGTGTATGTGTATGGGTGAGACCTACTTGCCATCCACTGCGTCAGTAAGGGTGGCCTGCAGACCCAGAGAGGTCATGGTGCTCAAcattctctgtctcctgtccagACGACGTTTCAGATTGATCAGGAAGATctgagacggagggagggagggggcagagagagggagggagcaatcAGTAGGAAGGCAGAGTAGGAAGTAGGGGGATAGACATGGGGTAGTGGAGGAAGGAAACAGATGTAAGGAAGAGCAGGAAAGGGAGGGGAAGAAATGAATGTCACATCAAAGAAAGACGGAGAAACTCACAATATAAACCAATTCCACTAAACAGTCTGGGCCAGTGTCTTACTGTACCTCATCAAAGCCCATCTTGTCCTGCGGAATCTGGGGATTGTACAAGTACTCTGAGGGCGCTATGTTGTGGTCAACTGTTAACACATTAAGAGGAGTCAGAGTTAGAGTTAATACAGGGTTAATACTGAGTAAATGCAGACATAGGAGTCAGAGTTGGAGTTAATACAGGGTTAATACTGAGTAAATGCAGACAGAGGAGTCAGGTTTGGAGTTAATACAGACAGAGGAGTCAGAGTTGGAGTCTACAGGGTTAATACTGAGTAAATGCAGACAGAGGAGTCAGAGTTGGAGTTAATAAAGACAGAGGAGTCAGAGTTGGAGTTAATACAGACAGAGGAGTCAGAGTTGGAGTTAATACAGACAGAGGAGTCAGAGTTGGAGTTACAGACAGAGGAGTCAGAGTTGGAGTTACAGACAGAGGAGTCAGAGTTGGAGTTAATATAGACAGAGGAGTCAGAGTTGGAGTTAATACAGACAGAGGAATCAGAGTTGGAGTCAATACATACAGAGGAGTCAGAGTCAATACAGACAGTCAGAATTAATTCAGACAGTGTTAATACAGAGTTAATACAGACAGAGGAGTCAGAGTTGGAGTTAATACAGACAGAGGAGTCAGAGTTGGAGTTAATACAGGGTTAATACTGAGTAAATGCAGACAGAGGAGTCAAAGTTGGAGTTAATACAGACAGAGGAGTCAGAGTTGGAGTAAATGCAGACAGGGGAGTCAGAGTTGGAGTTAATACAGACAGAGGAGTCAGAGTTGGAATTAATACAGGGTTAATACTGAGTTAATACAGACAGAGGAGTCAGAGTTGGAGTTAATACAGACAGAGGGTGTCAGAGTTAGAGTTAATACAGACAGAGGAGTCAGAGTTAGAGTTAATACAGAGTTAATACAGACAGAGGATGCCAGAGCTAGAGTTAATACAGCAGCGTGGAATCAGGGAGAGTATTTCCTCTAGGGTCACACTGGCTTATTTCCCATTCCCATAAGCAGAGAGAAAACTGtgggagagtgaggaggaggaaggaaaaagagagagaaatagagagctaGTAAGGCACTGCAACAGGCTTTAGGTTAAGGGATAAGTTCAGGCTTAAGGATAGGTTTTGTGTGTTGTCAGAGAAGAGGCTAAATTAAAATGGGAGAAAACAGAGATGAAGGATCCTTTTGAAGGAGAGTTAGAAATCTGACAAAGTAAAAGAGGCGTTTATTTTGATTTagaaagtagtgtgtgtgtgtgtgtgtgtgtgtgtgtgtgtgtgtgtgtgtgtgtgtgtgcttactcaTGGCCTCAGCGATAGTGTGTGTGAAGCTCTCCTTCTCCTCGTCAACATTCTGTGAGGCCTTCAGAGGAACCGGCAGGAAGCCATAGTGTTCTCTGTTACACACATACATCTGGACATCTgtcaacacacagtcacacagagtaAATctaaaacacactgacacacatacacCTGGACATCTgtcaacacacattcacacagagtAAATCCaaaacacactgatacacacatacacctggaCATCTgtcaacacacagtcacacagagtaAATCCaaaacacactgatacacacatatACCTGGACATCTgtcaacacacagtaacacagagTAAATCCaaaacacactgatacacacatacacctggaCATCTgtcaacacacattcacacagagtAAATCCaaaacacactgatacacacatacaTCTGGACATCTgtcaacacacagtaacacagagTAAATCCaaaacacactgatacacacatacaTCTGGACATCTgtcaacacacagtaacacagagTAAATCCaaaacacactgatacacacatacaTCTGGACATCTgtcaacacacattcacacagagtAAATCCaaaacacactgatacacacatacaTCTGGACATCTgtcaacacacagtaacacagagTAAATCCaaaacacactgatacacacatacaTCTGGACATCTgtcaacacacagtaacacagagTAAATCCaaaacacactgatacacacatacacctggaCATCTgtcaacacacagtaacacagagTAAATCCaaaacacactgatacacacatacaTCTGGACATCTgtcaacacacagtaacacagagTAAATCCaaaacacactgatacacacatacaTCTGGACATCTgtcaacacacagtaacacagagTAAATCCaaaacacactgatacacacatacacctggaCATCTgtcaacacacagtaacacagagTAAATCCaaaacacactgatacacacatacaTCTGGACATCTgtcaacacacattcacacagagtAAATctaaaacacactgacacacatacacCTGGACATCTgtcaacacacagtaacacagagTAAATctaaaacacactgacacacatataCCTGGACATCTgtcaacacacagtaacacagagTAAATCCaaaacacactgatacacacatacaTCTGGACATCTgtcaacacacagtaacacagagTAAATCCaaaacacactgatacacacatacaTCTGGACATCTgtcaacacacagtaacacagagTAAATCCaaaacacactgatacacacatacacctggaCATCTgtcaacacacagtaacacagagTAAATctaaaacacactgacacacatataCCTGGACATCTgtcaacacacattcacacagagtAAATCCaaaacacactgatacacacatacaTCTGGACATCTgtcaacacacagtaacacagagTAAATctaaaacacactgacacacatataCCTGGACATCTgtcaacacacattcacacagagtAAATCCaaaacacactgatacacacatacaTCTGGACATCTgtcaacacacagtaacacagagTAAATCCaaaacacactgatacacacatacacctggaCATCTgtcaacacacattcacacagagtAAATctaaaacacactgacacacatataCCTGGACATCTgtcaacacacattcacacagagtAAATCCaaaacacactgatacacacatacaTCTGGACATCTgtcaacacacagtaacacagagTAAATctaaaacacactgacacacatataCCTGGACATCTgtcaacacacattcacacagagtAAATCCaaaacacactgatacacacatacaTCTGGACATCTgtcaacacacagtaacacagagTAAATctaaaacacactgacacacatataCCTGGACATCTgtcaacacacattcacacagagtAAATCCaaaacacactgatacacacatacaTCTGGACATCTgtcaacacacagtaacacagagTAAATCCaaaacacactgatacacacatacacctggaCATCTgtcaacacacattcacacagagtAAATCCaaaacacactgatacacacatacacctggaCATCTgtcaacacacattcacacagagtAAATCCaaaacacactgatacacacatacaTCTGGACATCTgtcaacacacagtaacacagagTAAATCCaaaacacactgatacacacatacaTCTGGACATCTgtcaacacacagtaacacagagTAAATccaaaacacactgacacacatacacCTGGACATCTgtcaacacacattcacacagagtAAATCCaaaacacactgatacacacatacacctggaCATCTgtcaacacacattcacacagagtAAATCCaaaacacactgatacacacatacaTCTGGACATCTgtcaacacacagtaacacagagTAAATCCAAAACACACTGACACATCTGGATATCTGGAAAGAAACACTACTACACCCAAAAACCCTGTAACAtgattgtacagtgccttcagaaagtattcagaacccttgactttttccacattttgttacattacaaccttattctaacttttttccctcattaatctacacacaatactccataatgacaaagtgaaaccaggtttttagacatttttgctaatttattaaacataaaaaactgAACAATTCCATTTACATAAGGATTCAATCCCTTTACTCAGTaaagtgctttgttgaagcacctttggcagtgataacAGTCTCGAATCTTctcgggtatgacgctacaagcttggcacacctgtatttggggagttgctcccattcttctctgcagatcttctcaagctctgtcaggttggatggggagcgtcacttcacagctattttcaggtctctccagagatgtttgatctggttcaagtctgggatctggctgggccactcaaggacattcagaaacttgtccagaagccactcctgcattgtcttggctgtgtgcttaggatcgtcctgttggaaggtgaaccttcgccccagtctgaggtcctgagctctctggagcaggttttcatcaaggatctctctgtactttgctacattcatctttgcctcaatcctgactagtctctcagtccctgcctctgataaacatcctcacagcatgatgatgccaccaccatgcttcaccgtagggatggtgccaggtttcctccagacgtgacgcctgaacaaatagttcaatcttggtttcatcagaccagaaaaccttgtttctcatggtctgatagtctttagtgccatttggcaaactgcaagcaggctgtcatgtgccttttactgaggactggcttccgtctggccactctaccataaaggcctgattggtggagtgctgcagagatgattgtccttctggaagattctcccttctccacagaggaactctggagctctgtcagagtgaccttcgggttcttggtcacctccctgaccaaggcccttctccaccgattgctcagtttggccggacggacagctctaggaagagtcttggtggttccaaacttcttccattttttggtacccttccccagatctgtgccttgacacaatcctgtctcagagctctacggacaattccttcgacctcatggcttggttttttctatgacatgcactgtcaattgtgagaccttgtatagacaggtgtgtgcctttccaaatcatgtccaatcaattgaatttaccacaggtggactccaatcaagttgtagaaacatctcaagtatgatcaatggaaacaggatgcacctgagctcaatttcgagtctcatagcaaagggtctgaataccgttgtaaataaggtatttctgtttttatttttaataacatTGCAAAGAAAaatctaaaaaccagttttcctttgtcattatgaggtattgtgtgtattattgtgtgtatgtaagtgTTTGTGAATTTGTGTTATGTATTTAATAGTTATGTGTTTACTAGTTCTGTTTGTGCCCTACCGATCACAAGCCACATCAAATAATCCCACACAATCAGTGAAGTCCGAAAGTCACAAATCTGGTGTCAATTACCCAGCCTGCCTTGTCTCCCTCCATTAAACACACGATGGGTTCTGTTGTAAAACATGTCTTCAACACAAGATACAGAAGTACCCTCAGAACTATTAAAACACAGAGAACTACCCTTGCTCTCCCCTAGCCCCTTTCCCTTTAGTATTTGCAGATCTGAAGCAATCGGATAGGTGTAAAATAATATGGCATAAGATTCTTACATTTGGgacggcgggtagcctagtggttagagtgttggtccagtaaccgaaaggttgccggatcaaatccccgaactgacaaggaaaaaaatctgttgttctgcccctgaacaaggcagttaacctaatgttccctggtaggctgtcattgtaaataagaatttgatcttaactgacttgcctagttaaataaagactaAATAAATGACCCCCTGGGCCTGAATGGAAGGCTAGGTGGAGCCATAAGGACTTTGATTTCACTGTGTGGTTGGgactaggggttgtttctgaacCTGAACACAGTTGGTAAGTGGGTGGGGTGTGTTGTACTCGGGGTTATGTTTTTACAACAACATGAACTAGGGTGTTGTGTCTGGACAGGATCATGGTGACCACACATGGTGGGGGGTGGGAGGGAGTTAAACTCTGACCTGCCTGTCGGGCGGAGAAGGAGAATACCATGATGTCATCGAAGGCCCAGCTGTAGTCAGGGTGAGGGGGGTAGAAGGCCAGCTCCCGACTGGCGTCACGCCTCAGGTCTAACAGGAATGTAGAGTGCACCATGGGTACGGCGAAGCAACCCAGACGCTTCCACTCCCTGATTGGCTGGTAGTCTGGAGTACGCTTATAGTAACCCtgggagacagagataaagagatggagagatggagagacagggttgAAAGGAGAGCgggtgagagagggggacggGAAATATAGAATTGGTCTTAAAGATGCAGTCCGggatcttaagcacaacaaattCGTAAAATATTGTACAAAAAAATATTGTACAAATAAGATTCGTAACATAAGAattgcaaaaaaaatacaataattgcaGGACGTAACATATCCCACGATATGAATGACGGAGTACACAAATGACATAGTGCACAAAAAACGGGGACCCGTTTTGGCTCATGAGCAgcactttcaaaacaactggctgaaattatacaaaagttcTAGAGCATCACTTTAAGAGGTGTGGAAGCTTTGTGAAGAACAGAGACCAAACGGTCATAACATTCACTTGCTTGCTGACGGAGAGAGAGGGCACATAAAGAGGAGTGAGGTCTATGTGGGGCTACATGGCTATTGCAGGTTATTTACCTGGGGAGTGATGCCACACCAGAAGTTGgagtagagagagcgagactcCAGCATGGGAGCCACCAGAGTCAGGTTCTCAGCCATGAGTAGGTTCAGGATCCTGGGGTTGGTCAGCAGGTTATCACTGTCTGCAAActagacacacagagaaagacaacagAATAATGTATAATCTCACAGAAAGTAATTTAACAAACATGTTAACATAAATTGCAAGCATACAATCTAAGACAACCGGAGACGGAGAGAAAGCAGGTATCATCATTCACAGACAATTATACCATGAACTGAAGTCACACGTAATCTCACAGGTATAATATTATCTGTCTCACCAGTATATAATCTGCCCAGCGTTCCCGTGCTGCCTTCAGAGCAGCCTGCCTCAGCTTCATCACATGGTTGAAGCGGGACGGAGGCCAGTGCTTGGGCCCCCACTCATCAGTATAGGACCTGAGGACAGGACAAAAAGCTTTACGATCAGTACCTGATATTCACCATGCCTTAATGAGGTCAGACACTGGGGGGCGTGGTCAGAGGCAGGGGCGGAGTCAGACACTGGGGGGCGTGCTCAGACTTACTTGGGCTGCTCCATGGGTCTCCACTCCACATAGTGGTACTGGTCCTGGGCCTGCTTCAGCCACTCCCTCAGCATGGCTGTGCTGTTGTCCACACTGTGGTCTGTCGCTGCCCTGAGACACAATATGACAAGGGACACTATATCAACACAAC includes:
- the LOC110521489 gene encoding procollagen galactosyltransferase 2, with product MMLGMMPAVGAVGVGLFCALLVAIMPGGMSDIATLVQDPVRTESSLLKPKIMIAILARNAAHSLPHYLGCIDRLDYPKERIAIWAATDHSVDNSTAMLREWLKQAQDQYHYVEWRPMEQPKSYTDEWGPKHWPPSRFNHVMKLRQAALKAARERWADYILFADSDNLLTNPRILNLLMAENLTLVAPMLESRSLYSNFWCGITPQGYYKRTPDYQPIREWKRLGCFAVPMVHSTFLLDLRRDASRELAFYPPHPDYSWAFDDIMVFSFSARQADVQMYVCNREHYGFLPVPLKASQNVDEEKESFTHTIAEAMIDHNIAPSEYLYNPQIPQDKMGFDEIFLINLKRRLDRRQRMLSTMTSLGLQATLTDAVDGKALNTSQLQALGIEMIPGYQDPYSGRVLTRGEIGCFLSHHSTWVQLVERGLSKVLVLEDDVRFEPRFKRRMMTIMEEVEKAQLDWDLIYVGRKRMQVRQPERSVEGVNNLVEADYSYWTLGYALSAQGARKLLAAQAFNKMLPVDEFLPVMFNKHPNSDFMSHFEPRDLKAFSVEPLLLYPTHYTGEPGYVSDTETSTIWDDEATATDWDRQHQHARKTEQQGRIHTVAQNSVTGDSPPPAARSTRDEL